In Musa acuminata AAA Group cultivar baxijiao chromosome BXJ3-9, Cavendish_Baxijiao_AAA, whole genome shotgun sequence, a single genomic region encodes these proteins:
- the LOC103998595 gene encoding uncharacterized protein LOC103998595, with protein MSTLNSIFNRASFGTRCKTCLNLAISQIKLLRNKRELQLKHMRKEISQYIQTGQEAIARIRVENIIREQNILAAYEIIELFCEFVLAHVLILETQRACPVELQEAVASIIFASPRCSDLPELLHIRNLFSTKYGKEFAAAASELWPESNVNRMIIEKLTVTAPPAELKVKVLKAIAQEHNLEWDSSDTESELNKKHEDLLDGLNHMELQAPVIESSTNPSPRDGVFVSSDKRKPDQLPQSPAPSINSPSLLTNKTSSTVADKQDAATSETEAPSVIHRSCSSRSSSDVLEKARAAIASADRASAVARTAAELVKVKLPHQSGNFSQCN; from the exons ATGTCCACCTTGAATTCCATCTTCAATCGAGCCTCCTTCGGGACGAGATG CAAGACCTGCTTGAATCTGGCTATATCACAAATTAAATTACTTCGAAATAAGAGAGAGTTGCAGCTCAAACATATGCGCAAGGAAATATCTCAGTATATTCAGACTGGTCAGGAAGCCATTGCTCGAATTAGA GTGGAGAATATCATCCGTGAACAAAATATCCTGGCTGCCTATGAGATTATAGAACTATTCTGTGAATTTGTTCTTGCACATGTTCTGATTCTCGAAACCCAGAG GGCTTGCCCAGTAGAATTGCAGGAGGCTGTTGCCAGTATCATCTTTGCTTCTCCAAGATGTTCTGATTTGCCAGAGTTGCTCCATATCCGAAACTTATTTTCTACAAAATATGGTAAGGAGTTTGCTGCAGCAGCATCTGAGTTGTGGCCAGAAAGCAATGTCAATCGCATG ATTATTGAGAAGCTTACAGTGACAGCTCCACCTGCAGAGTTAAAGGTAAAGGTTTTAAAAGCAATTGCACAAGAGCACAATCTAGAGTGGGACTCATCAGACACTGAATCAGAATTAAATAAAAAACATGAAGACTTGCTG GATGGGTTGAATCATATGGAGTTGCAGGCACCTGTAATTGAGAGCTCCACTAATCCTTCACCCAGGGATGGAGTATTTGTTTCATCTGATAAAAGAAAGCCAGATCAACTGCCACAATCTCCTGCCCCTTCGATTAATAGCCCTTCCTTGCTCACGAACAAAACTTCTTCAACTGTTGCTGACAAACAAGATGCAGCAACTAGTGAAACCGAAGCACCATCTGTTATCCACAGATCATGTTCAAGTCGAAGTTCATCTGATGTCTTGGAGAAAGCACGAGCTGCTATTGCTTCGGCCGATCGTGCATCTGCTGTTGCACGCACTGCTGCTGAGCTTGTGAAGGTCAAACTGCCTCACCAATCTGGCAATTTCAGCCAGTGCAATTAG
- the LOC135649687 gene encoding caffeoylshikimate esterase-like, which yields MRWEGVDEDLARMVSETKLDQARERRKVREAFKDVQLNIDHYLFKANHTGLRTKESYEVNARGIEIFSKSWLPENSSIKALVCFCHKYGDTCTFFFEGVAMKLASCGYGVFAMDYPGFGLSEGLHGYIPNFDCLVDDVVEHFSKIKENPEYDGLPSFVFGESMGGAVALKVHLKQPDSWDGAILVAPMCKISENIIPPWPVKQFLIGMAKLLPEKKIIPIKDLGELAYRDRKKLEQISYNVLRYKGKTRLRTGLELVKATREIEQRLEEVCLPLLILHGEFDSITDPSGSKGLYEKASCTDKKLCLYEDSYHALMEGEPDEIISQVFDDIFSWLDNQVNRVRR from the exons aTGAGGTGGGAGGGAGTGGACGAGGATCTCGCGAGGATGGTGTCGGAGACGAAGCTGGACCAGGCGCGCGAGCGTAGGAAGGTCCGCGAGGCCTTCAAGGACGTGCAACTTAACATCGATCATTACCTCTTCAAG GCAAATCATACTGGACTGAGGACAAAAGAG TCATATGAGGTGAATGCCAGAGGTATAGAAATTTTCTCCAAAAGCTGGCTTCCGGAGAACTCCTCTATTAAGGCTCTTGTTTGTTTCTGTCACAAATATGGAGACACCTGCACTTTTTTCTTTGAAG GTGTTGCTATGAAGCTAGCGTCATGTGGATATGGAGTTTTTGCTATGGATTATCCTGGATTCGGTCTCTCAGAAGGTCTTCATGGTTATATACCAAACTTTGATTGCCTTGTAGATGATGTTGTCGAACATTTCTCCAAAATCAAAG AAAATCCGGAATACGATGGACTACCAAGCTTTGTGTTTGGAGAATCAATGGGTGGAGCAGTTGCTTTGAAGGTGCATTTAAAACAGCCAGATTCATGGGATGGTGCAATTTTAGTAGCACCAATGTGCAAG atttcagaaaatattattcCACCATGGCCTGTGAAGCAATTTCTGATTGGCATGGCTAAACTTCTTCCAGAAAAGAAAATAATTCCTATAAAGGATTTAGGAGAACTGGCATATAGAGATCGGAAGAAACTAGAGCAG ATTTCATATAATGTGCTTAGATACAAGGGCAAAACACGCCTGAGGACAGGACTGGAGCTGGTGAAAGCTACTCGGGAGATTGAGCAACGACTAGAAGAA GTGTGTCTGCCGTTGCTAATACTCCATGGTGAGTTTGACAGTATAACTGATCCTTCAGGAAGCAAGGGTTTGTATGAGAAAGCTAGTTGCACTGACAAGAAGTTGTGCCTTTACGAGGATTCATATCATGCTCTGATGGAGGGTGAGCCTGATGAGATAATATCCCAAGTTTTTGATGACATCTTCTCTTGGCTGGACAATCAAGTTAATAGAGTTAGGCGGTAA